One segment of Halococcus salsus DNA contains the following:
- a CDS encoding MFS transporter gives MKTGTGTTGRIARLFGATDDPRSGSADPDTPRRARVADSVIFGVLGAAFATWAVRIPAVSGSLEIDSGAIGLALLGLAVGSILGLVTSSALVSRYGSRRVIRGGLFVYCLGLPVVGLAGEFASLVGLLVVFGFGKGLVDVAANAQGIRVERGYAGQIMGSFHGLFSGGGLVGSGFGGVAVVLGLSVETHFAIVGVALLLVGLAASTRLLPFEPSTGSDTAFALPSRKLAGFCAIGFCALFIEGVGNDWSAVFLDGPAGAGPAVATLGFAAFSLLMMVGRFLSDRLVTRLGARRFLRLTATVAGLGLALTLVAQPVVSLVGFAVLGAGLAGVMPVAVSMAGNHDPDTPAERAVAAVSTTGYGGFVIGPVLIGLLADATSLRTAFLPALGLAVAIVALTTVLPTVTRGSHTGSVGASGDD, from the coding sequence ATGAAGACGGGGACGGGAACGACGGGGCGCATCGCACGCCTGTTCGGCGCGACCGACGACCCCCGGTCCGGGTCGGCGGACCCCGACACGCCACGTCGGGCCCGCGTGGCCGACTCGGTGATATTCGGGGTGCTCGGGGCGGCGTTCGCGACGTGGGCGGTCCGGATCCCGGCTGTGAGCGGGTCTCTGGAGATCGATTCGGGGGCCATCGGGCTGGCGCTGCTCGGCCTCGCGGTCGGGAGCATTCTCGGTCTGGTGACCAGCAGCGCGCTGGTCTCGCGCTACGGCAGCCGGCGCGTGATCCGGGGCGGGCTGTTCGTCTACTGCCTCGGGCTCCCCGTCGTCGGGCTCGCCGGCGAGTTCGCGAGCCTCGTGGGGCTGTTGGTGGTGTTCGGGTTCGGCAAGGGGTTGGTCGACGTGGCCGCGAACGCGCAGGGTATCCGTGTCGAGCGCGGCTACGCCGGCCAGATAATGGGGAGTTTCCACGGGCTGTTCAGCGGCGGCGGGCTGGTGGGGTCGGGCTTCGGCGGGGTCGCGGTCGTGCTCGGTCTCTCGGTCGAGACACACTTCGCCATCGTCGGCGTGGCCTTGCTCCTCGTCGGCCTCGCCGCCAGCACGCGACTGCTCCCCTTCGAACCCAGCACCGGGAGCGACACGGCGTTCGCGCTTCCCTCCCGGAAGCTCGCGGGCTTCTGTGCGATCGGGTTCTGTGCGCTGTTCATCGAGGGGGTCGGCAACGACTGGAGCGCGGTGTTCCTCGACGGCCCGGCGGGTGCGGGGCCCGCGGTCGCCACTCTCGGCTTCGCGGCGTTCTCGCTGTTGATGATGGTCGGGCGATTCCTCTCCGACCGGCTCGTGACGCGGCTCGGCGCGCGGCGCTTCCTCCGGCTGACGGCGACGGTCGCGGGGCTGGGACTCGCCCTGACGCTGGTCGCCCAGCCGGTCGTCTCGCTCGTCGGCTTCGCGGTGCTCGGGGCGGGGCTGGCCGGCGTGATGCCGGTCGCGGTGAGCATGGCGGGCAACCACGACCCCGACACCCCGGCCGAGCGCGCGGTCGCCGCGGTCTCGACGACGGGGTACGGCGGGTTCGTGATCGGACCGGTGCTGATCGGGCTGCTCGCCGACGCTACCTCGCTCCGGACGGCCTTCCTCCCGGCGCTCGGGCTCGCGGTCGCCATCGTGGCGCTGACGACCGTCCTCCCGACGGTCACTCGGGGTTCCCACACCGGTTCCGTCGGCGCGAGCGGGGACGACTAG
- a CDS encoding C2H2-type zinc finger protein — MSSGEWSGDDEFECSTCGAVFETERELEQHTESEHPDQSS; from the coding sequence ATGAGTTCCGGAGAGTGGAGCGGCGACGACGAGTTCGAGTGTTCGACCTGCGGGGCCGTCTTCGAGACCGAGCGGGAGCTCGAACAGCACACCGAATCGGAACATCCCGATCAGTCGTCCTGA
- a CDS encoding PQQ-dependent sugar dehydrogenase codes for MNFDTTTTERLAPNGTTRRRFLRTAASVGALAGVGGLAGAQSEPETFSFGGEVGGWIGRSPDSVADETNPPLRLEAGTTYVFEWENTDGQPHNVAFLDDDDNSIERSEIVSEQGATQSYEFTATEEMAAYICDVHPVSMRGEILFGDETATPENTNAEPYVPKGASVRLETVADGGLVAPLDFETPPGGSAMYIVDRFGQVYLRDSDGLRDEPFIDVSDRIVEITGEMGLLGMAFHPDYEENRKFYLRYSAPIREGTPEEFDHTEVLAEFTANDDGTSADPDSERTVMEIPSPYDTHNSGAIVFGPEDGYLYMGMGDGGGAHDTDLGHVSDWYEANEGGNGQNVSENLLGGIHRIDVDSQDGEKAYGIPDDNPLVEGAGLDEYYAWGLRNPWRMGFSGGDLYASDVGQNMFEEIDLIEKGTNYGWNVREGTHCFSPGPEGSRNPPESCPTHTPEDVRGGEPLVDPIIEYPHTHEGVGVGSASIGGYIYENDAIPALQGKYVFGDFRKTKETETPTGSLFAATPAEGDGLWELEDLQIENTENGYVGGYVLALGRDDDGELYVLTTDNTGGDETGRVRRILPPENEEATTTGNATTATGNATVATNGSSTASGTAGTGTSATATGTGAGTGTGATATGTAGTTGGTTAGSEGGSAGTGGSAGGTGNGSSEGTTEGSGPGFGVLAAAGAVAVGAARALLGRDD; via the coding sequence ATGAACTTCGATACCACCACGACGGAACGGCTCGCACCGAACGGAACGACCCGCAGACGATTCCTCCGGACGGCGGCCTCGGTCGGCGCGCTCGCCGGTGTCGGGGGCCTCGCCGGCGCACAGTCGGAGCCCGAGACGTTCAGTTTCGGTGGCGAGGTCGGGGGCTGGATCGGGCGCTCGCCCGATTCGGTCGCCGACGAGACCAACCCCCCGCTCCGGCTCGAAGCCGGCACGACCTACGTGTTCGAGTGGGAGAACACCGACGGCCAGCCCCACAACGTCGCCTTCCTCGACGACGACGACAACTCCATCGAGCGCAGCGAGATCGTCTCGGAACAGGGCGCGACCCAGAGCTACGAGTTCACCGCGACCGAGGAGATGGCGGCCTACATCTGCGACGTCCATCCCGTCTCGATGCGCGGGGAGATACTGTTCGGCGACGAGACCGCGACACCGGAGAACACGAACGCCGAACCGTACGTCCCGAAGGGCGCGTCGGTGCGGCTCGAAACCGTCGCCGACGGCGGTCTCGTCGCACCGCTCGACTTCGAGACCCCGCCGGGCGGGTCGGCGATGTACATCGTGGACCGGTTCGGCCAGGTCTACCTCCGGGATTCCGACGGCCTCCGTGACGAGCCGTTCATCGACGTGAGCGACCGGATCGTCGAGATCACCGGCGAGATGGGACTGCTCGGGATGGCCTTCCACCCCGACTACGAGGAGAACCGGAAGTTCTACCTGCGTTACAGCGCCCCGATCCGGGAGGGAACCCCGGAGGAGTTCGACCACACCGAGGTCCTCGCCGAGTTCACGGCGAACGACGACGGTACCAGCGCCGACCCCGACTCCGAGCGGACGGTCATGGAGATCCCCTCGCCGTACGACACCCACAACTCGGGAGCGATCGTCTTCGGGCCCGAGGACGGCTACCTCTACATGGGCATGGGCGACGGCGGCGGGGCCCACGACACCGACCTGGGCCACGTCTCCGATTGGTACGAGGCGAACGAGGGCGGCAACGGCCAGAACGTCTCCGAGAACCTGCTGGGTGGCATCCACCGGATCGACGTCGACTCACAGGACGGCGAGAAAGCCTACGGGATCCCCGACGACAACCCGCTGGTGGAGGGAGCAGGGCTCGACGAGTACTACGCGTGGGGCCTCCGTAACCCCTGGCGGATGGGGTTTTCGGGGGGCGACCTCTACGCCTCCGACGTCGGGCAGAACATGTTCGAGGAGATCGACCTGATCGAGAAGGGCACCAACTACGGCTGGAACGTCCGCGAGGGGACCCACTGCTTCAGCCCCGGTCCCGAGGGGAGTCGAAATCCGCCGGAGTCGTGTCCCACCCACACCCCCGAGGACGTCCGCGGCGGCGAACCCCTCGTCGACCCGATCATCGAGTACCCCCACACCCACGAGGGGGTCGGGGTCGGGTCGGCGTCGATCGGAGGCTACATATACGAGAACGACGCCATCCCCGCCCTCCAGGGGAAGTACGTCTTCGGCGACTTCCGGAAGACGAAGGAGACCGAGACCCCGACGGGGTCGCTGTTCGCCGCCACGCCGGCCGAGGGCGACGGGCTCTGGGAGCTCGAGGACCTCCAGATCGAGAACACCGAGAACGGCTACGTCGGCGGCTACGTGCTCGCGCTCGGACGGGACGACGACGGCGAGCTCTACGTCCTGACGACGGACAACACCGGCGGGGACGAGACCGGCCGGGTTCGGCGGATCCTGCCGCCGGAGAACGAGGAAGCCACCACGACCGGCAACGCGACCACGGCGACCGGCAACGCCACGGTCGCCACGAACGGCAGCTCGACCGCCTCCGGAACCGCCGGAACCGGAACGAGCGCGACGGCGACCGGAACCGGAGCGGGCACCGGGACGGGTGCGACGGCGACCGGGACCGCCGGGACGACGGGCGGCACGACGGCCGGGTCGGAGGGCGGTTCAGCCGGAACGGGTGGCTCGGCCGGCGGGACCGGGAACGGGAGTTCGGAGGGGACCACCGAGGGCTCGGGGCCCGGCTTCGGCGTGCTCGCGGCGGCCGGCGCGGTCGCAGTCGGTGCGGCGCGGGCGCTGCTGGGTCGGGACGATTGA
- a CDS encoding zinc ribbon domain-containing protein, translating to MSDQREPTATVDATDERSPRAGSHERSVEGSTTRRHHETDEVYCWNCGRSVAAAAEICPECGVRQRPPPTESGKNPGVAALLSAVWTGAGQIYNGDIGRGVALMALMFVSTVSIVVGIGFVTTPLIWGYAIYDAYRTADAGVRNREDHEF from the coding sequence GTGAGCGACCAGCGGGAGCCGACGGCGACGGTCGATGCGACCGACGAGCGCTCACCGCGGGCGGGGTCCCACGAACGGTCCGTCGAGGGATCGACGACGAGGCGACACCACGAAACCGACGAGGTCTACTGCTGGAACTGTGGCCGCTCCGTCGCGGCGGCCGCCGAGATCTGCCCAGAGTGTGGTGTCAGACAGCGACCGCCGCCGACCGAGAGCGGGAAGAATCCGGGCGTCGCGGCGCTCCTCTCCGCGGTCTGGACGGGTGCCGGTCAGATCTACAACGGCGACATCGGTCGCGGTGTTGCGCTGATGGCGCTGATGTTCGTCTCGACGGTATCCATCGTCGTCGGCATCGGGTTCGTCACGACGCCGCTCATCTGGGGCTACGCTATCTACGACGCGTACCGCACCGCCGATGCGGGTGTTCGAAATCGGGAGGATCATGAGTTCTAA
- a CDS encoding DMT family transporter, producing MSESRRLVGLFLAAGVFFGGTFVAAKAGLEYFPPLLFVATRFDIGALVLVGYAVYRFPREELLPRTRSDLLGIAGAGVFAIGLTNACIFVGQQFTSSGVASIVYSLNPILTPVLAAVLLSDERLSRAGGVGMALGFVGVALVVGIDPASLLGGGLLGKALMLAAAVFGALGSVTIRRADSSLSSTVRTAWALPVGALVCHGLSLAAGESPAMVEWTLPGVAALGYVGVFSGALAFIAYFGLLDEVGAIQGNLIFYLSPVVATLGGWVLLGESVSTTTLVGFVVIFCGFAVFGRDSIVAELARLRRMVRDRTEAEARPVRDAVHDSAWGDQD from the coding sequence GTGTCGGAATCGCGTCGCCTGGTCGGTCTCTTCCTCGCTGCGGGTGTCTTCTTCGGCGGCACGTTCGTGGCCGCGAAGGCCGGCCTCGAGTACTTCCCGCCGCTGCTGTTCGTCGCCACCCGTTTCGACATCGGGGCGCTCGTGCTGGTCGGCTACGCGGTCTATCGGTTCCCGCGCGAGGAACTGCTCCCCCGAACCCGGTCGGACCTCCTCGGGATCGCGGGGGCGGGCGTGTTCGCGATCGGGCTCACGAACGCCTGTATCTTCGTCGGTCAGCAGTTCACTTCCAGCGGCGTCGCGTCGATCGTTTACAGCCTCAACCCGATCCTGACGCCGGTGCTCGCGGCGGTGCTCCTCTCCGACGAACGCCTCTCGCGGGCCGGCGGCGTCGGGATGGCGCTCGGGTTCGTCGGGGTGGCGCTCGTGGTGGGTATCGACCCCGCGAGCCTCCTCGGCGGCGGCCTGCTCGGGAAGGCCCTCATGCTCGCGGCGGCGGTCTTCGGCGCGCTCGGGAGCGTGACGATCCGTCGGGCGGACTCCTCGCTTTCGAGCACCGTCAGAACGGCCTGGGCGCTCCCGGTCGGGGCGCTGGTCTGTCACGGCCTCAGCCTCGCCGCCGGCGAGAGTCCCGCGATGGTGGAGTGGACCTTGCCCGGGGTCGCGGCGCTCGGCTACGTCGGGGTGTTCTCGGGTGCGCTGGCGTTCATCGCCTACTTCGGCCTCCTCGACGAGGTCGGCGCGATCCAGGGCAACCTGATCTTCTACCTCTCGCCCGTGGTGGCCACCCTCGGCGGCTGGGTGCTCCTCGGCGAGTCCGTCTCGACCACGACCCTCGTCGGGTTCGTCGTCATCTTCTGCGGCTTCGCGGTGTTCGGCCGCGACTCGATCGTCGCCGAACTCGCCCGCCTCCGCCGGATGGTCCGCGATCGGACCGAGGCCGAAGCCCGGCCCGTGCGGGACGCGGTCCACGACTCCGCCTGGGGCGACCAGGACTGA
- a CDS encoding TrmB family transcriptional regulator, with protein sequence MNSDELRAVLETAGLSPYQADAYVALLERGSGSASDIAAWSDVPQPRVYDVLRGLEDAGYVTTYDRDRLYARANDPDEALSGLRTAVERFEAAIEEVETRYREATVEGGGVSIVRRRRTVFEHARETVAGATAHLQVAATPEEFRRIDTDLREAFERGVQIQLSLHVPDDDGLDVSAFEGACTEVRHRELPGPFLLLADRQRACYATAAPQSDGYGVLVDDYTTAYVFHWYFLSRLWEVYDEVYTARSDEPPHSFVEITDCVRWLEPVLDGGATISGRVEGEFVGTGEPCTLAGEFVGVEYTGTTDDEPASLPELAGAARVCLETDDRTYTVGGRGAITEDVAVTRLVVERVESG encoded by the coding sequence ATGAACTCCGACGAGCTCCGGGCGGTGCTCGAAACGGCCGGGCTCTCGCCCTACCAGGCCGACGCCTACGTCGCGCTCCTCGAACGTGGCTCGGGGTCGGCGAGCGACATCGCCGCCTGGAGCGACGTGCCCCAGCCCCGGGTCTACGACGTGCTCCGCGGGCTGGAGGACGCGGGCTACGTGACGACCTACGACCGCGACCGGCTCTACGCCCGGGCGAACGACCCCGACGAGGCGCTCTCGGGGTTGCGGACCGCCGTCGAGCGGTTCGAGGCCGCCATCGAGGAGGTCGAGACCCGCTATCGCGAGGCGACGGTCGAGGGCGGCGGCGTGAGCATCGTGCGCCGCCGCCGGACCGTGTTCGAACACGCCCGCGAGACGGTCGCGGGGGCGACCGCCCACCTCCAAGTCGCCGCGACGCCCGAGGAGTTTCGCCGGATCGACACCGACCTCCGCGAGGCCTTCGAGCGTGGCGTCCAAATCCAGCTCTCGCTCCACGTCCCGGACGACGACGGGCTCGACGTGTCGGCGTTCGAGGGGGCGTGTACCGAGGTGCGCCATCGGGAGCTTCCGGGGCCGTTCTTGTTGCTGGCCGACCGCCAGCGGGCGTGCTACGCGACCGCCGCGCCACAGTCCGACGGGTACGGCGTGCTCGTCGACGACTACACCACCGCCTACGTCTTCCACTGGTACTTCCTGAGCCGGCTCTGGGAGGTCTACGACGAGGTCTACACCGCGCGGAGCGACGAGCCACCCCACTCGTTCGTCGAGATCACCGACTGCGTCCGGTGGCTCGAACCCGTTCTCGACGGCGGCGCGACCATCTCCGGACGGGTCGAGGGCGAGTTCGTCGGGACGGGGGAGCCGTGTACCCTCGCGGGGGAGTTCGTGGGGGTCGAGTACACCGGCACGACGGACGACGAACCCGCGTCGCTCCCCGAACTCGCCGGCGCGGCTCGGGTGTGTCTCGAAACCGACGACCGCACGTACACGGTCGGTGGGCGGGGTGCCATCACCGAGGACGTCGCGGTGACCCGGCTCGTCGTCGAGCGGGTCGAGTCGGGCTAG
- a CDS encoding CNNM domain-containing protein — MVTFATGLQLLGGLGLLFSNGFFVVTEFALTRVRQFSESEFRGRSGLERAWEMTEELEIYLSGCQLGITISSVGLGIVAEPALVAVLDPAVRAVGLAGVLGGSEGHTALAVGLALASVNLLHVIVAEQAPTYLGIERTKLAARYGAPVLYWWTTLLGPVIRFADWVAKGLLGLVGIEITRSWADEEMEEGDGDDRPASRGELKSRMGSILGGEIPDEREEEVLNALEIGETPVADVMIPREAVVALSTGDSVADNIEVMRKRQHTRLPLVGESLDEFVGVVYAPVVLANIDALREGKLALDAIATPPMTVPDDLPVSELIDRFQAENQELALVEGTNERDESRVVGLVTTTDAFEAIAGDLEDPFD; from the coding sequence ATGGTGACGTTCGCGACGGGGCTCCAGTTGCTCGGCGGTCTCGGATTGCTGTTCTCGAACGGCTTCTTCGTCGTCACGGAGTTCGCGCTGACGCGGGTGAGACAGTTCTCGGAGAGCGAGTTCCGCGGCCGGAGCGGGCTCGAACGCGCCTGGGAGATGACCGAGGAGCTCGAGATCTACCTCTCGGGTTGTCAGCTCGGGATCACGATATCGAGCGTCGGGCTGGGGATCGTGGCCGAACCGGCGCTCGTGGCGGTGCTCGACCCGGCGGTGCGGGCGGTGGGGCTGGCCGGCGTGCTCGGCGGGTCGGAGGGCCACACCGCGCTCGCGGTAGGGCTCGCGCTCGCGAGCGTCAACCTGCTCCACGTCATCGTCGCCGAGCAGGCCCCGACCTACCTCGGGATCGAACGGACGAAGCTCGCGGCGCGCTACGGCGCGCCGGTGCTCTACTGGTGGACGACGCTCCTCGGCCCCGTGATCCGGTTCGCCGACTGGGTGGCGAAGGGGTTACTCGGCCTCGTCGGCATCGAGATCACCCGGTCGTGGGCCGACGAGGAGATGGAAGAAGGCGACGGCGACGACCGGCCGGCCTCGCGTGGCGAGCTCAAGAGCCGGATGGGGTCGATCCTCGGTGGGGAGATCCCCGACGAACGCGAAGAGGAGGTGCTCAACGCACTCGAGATCGGCGAGACGCCCGTGGCGGACGTGATGATCCCCCGCGAGGCGGTGGTGGCGCTCTCGACGGGCGATTCGGTGGCCGACAACATTGAAGTCATGCGGAAGCGCCAGCACACCCGGCTCCCGCTCGTCGGCGAGTCGCTCGACGAGTTCGTCGGGGTCGTCTACGCGCCGGTGGTGCTCGCGAACATCGACGCCCTCCGGGAGGGAAAACTCGCGCTCGACGCCATCGCCACCCCGCCGATGACGGTGCCCGACGACCTCCCGGTCAGCGAGCTCATCGACCGGTTCCAGGCCGAGAACCAGGAGCTCGCGCTGGTCGAGGGAACGAACGAGCGCGACGAAAGCCGTGTGGTCGGGCTCGTGACGACGACCGACGCGTTCGAGGCGATCGCCGGCGACCTCGAGGACCCGTTCGACTGA
- a CDS encoding mRNA surveillance protein pelota, whose protein sequence is MRINGRTTVEGGRERWTLVPESLDDLWHLSYVLEPGDLVSGDTTRRIQRDDDRMRDTGGEREPMSVTISVEESEFHKFANRLRVSGTIEWASREDQVGHHHTLNVEEREEVEIEKRWQPDQRERIEEAVEATENAEVAIATVEEGAASIHTVAQYGTEEYASLTGPTGKGEDARDREELFGDLASALSHLDVDTVLLAGPGFTKEDARKYIERHHSEVAEKFGATVDTSAAGDRGVHEVLKRGAVEEVQAETRIAEEAEQIDELTERIATEGAATYGIEAVAEAAEYGAVEELLVLDDKLREERAGEGDWDIDANEVIESVEQQGGSVTVFSSEFAPGNQLGALGGIAALLRYRLE, encoded by the coding sequence ATGCGCATCAACGGCCGGACGACCGTCGAGGGCGGGCGCGAGCGCTGGACGCTCGTCCCCGAGAGCCTCGACGACCTCTGGCATCTCTCCTACGTTCTCGAACCCGGCGACCTCGTGAGCGGCGACACCACCCGCCGCATCCAGCGCGACGACGACCGGATGCGCGACACCGGCGGCGAGCGCGAACCCATGTCCGTCACCATCAGTGTAGAGGAGAGCGAGTTCCACAAGTTTGCCAACCGCCTCCGGGTTTCCGGGACTATCGAGTGGGCCTCGCGCGAGGATCAAGTCGGTCATCACCACACCCTGAACGTCGAGGAACGCGAGGAGGTCGAGATCGAGAAGCGCTGGCAGCCCGACCAGCGCGAGCGGATCGAGGAGGCCGTCGAGGCCACCGAGAACGCCGAGGTCGCCATCGCCACGGTCGAGGAGGGTGCGGCCTCGATCCACACCGTCGCCCAGTACGGCACCGAGGAGTACGCCTCTCTGACGGGGCCGACAGGAAAGGGCGAGGACGCCCGCGACCGCGAGGAACTCTTCGGGGACCTCGCGAGCGCCCTCTCACACCTCGACGTCGACACCGTCCTGCTGGCCGGGCCGGGATTTACCAAAGAGGACGCCCGGAAGTACATCGAGCGCCACCACTCCGAGGTCGCCGAGAAGTTCGGCGCGACGGTCGACACCAGCGCCGCCGGGGATCGTGGGGTTCACGAGGTCCTGAAACGCGGCGCGGTCGAAGAGGTCCAGGCCGAGACTCGAATTGCAGAAGAGGCCGAGCAGATCGACGAACTCACCGAACGCATCGCCACCGAGGGTGCGGCGACCTACGGTATCGAGGCGGTGGCCGAGGCGGCGGAGTACGGCGCGGTCGAGGAACTGCTGGTGCTCGACGACAAACTCCGCGAGGAGCGTGCCGGCGAGGGCGACTGGGACATCGACGCGAACGAGGTCATCGAGAGCGTCGAACAGCAGGGCGGCTCCGTCACCGTCTTTTCGAGCGAGTTCGCGCCCGGTAATCAACTGGGTGCGCTCGGCGGTATCGCGGCGCTGTTGCGCTACCGGCTGGAGTGA
- a CDS encoding helix-turn-helix transcriptional regulator gives MDRALEEIEFLALSANRVAVLETLREHACTRRELAERTDASQPTLGRVLRDLTERHWVTHDGERYTTTATGEMVAAEFTDLRETLETELRLREVMAWLPTDTMTFDLRRLRDATITRPSQTRPDAPVQRALELLWDASEVRIFSHAFNGRSLDVLQRRIADHEGRFEGVFSPAAVEALADDAPLRRQLQDLLAADDAEVRLYDGSIPVAVTLADDVVHLMLRDEGGLLRAGIDTDDEAAVAWARETHAAYWEHATPLDLDALD, from the coding sequence ATGGACCGGGCGCTCGAAGAGATCGAGTTCCTCGCGCTGTCGGCGAATCGAGTGGCGGTGCTCGAGACGCTGCGCGAGCACGCGTGTACCCGCCGGGAGCTCGCCGAGCGCACCGACGCCTCCCAGCCCACGCTCGGACGCGTCCTCAGGGACCTCACCGAGCGCCACTGGGTGACCCACGACGGCGAGCGCTACACGACGACCGCCACGGGGGAGATGGTCGCGGCGGAGTTCACCGACCTCCGGGAGACCCTCGAAACGGAGCTGCGGCTCCGCGAGGTGATGGCGTGGCTGCCGACCGACACGATGACGTTCGACCTCCGGCGGCTCCGGGACGCGACGATCACCCGCCCGAGCCAGACCCGGCCCGACGCACCCGTCCAGCGCGCGCTCGAGCTCCTCTGGGACGCCAGCGAGGTCAGGATCTTCTCGCACGCGTTCAACGGCCGGAGCCTCGACGTGCTCCAGCGCCGTATCGCCGACCACGAGGGGCGGTTCGAGGGGGTGTTCTCGCCGGCCGCGGTCGAGGCGCTGGCCGACGACGCCCCGCTCCGCCGCCAGCTCCAGGACCTGCTCGCGGCCGACGACGCCGAGGTCCGGCTCTACGACGGGTCGATCCCGGTCGCGGTGACGCTCGCCGACGACGTGGTCCACCTCATGCTCCGGGACGAGGGCGGCCTCCTCCGGGCGGGGATCGACACCGACGACGAGGCGGCGGTCGCGTGGGCACGCGAGACCCACGCGGCCTACTGGGAGCACGCCACGCCGCTCGACCTCGACGCGCTCGACTGA
- a CDS encoding permease, giving the protein MEKRDYAILTVLALLAVAVGAVTTREPLGSFLVDGAAETATTAVTMGWITWWALVVGFAIAGGVEAWVPSEKVSELLEGNGPRELAYGTFFGFVSSSCSYSATATAKNFFKKGASAAAALGAFMFASTNLVIEIGAVIWILLGWQFLVADFLGGFLLIGLMALGFRYLVPDDVIERARENATSDDDPTARDPVCGMDVDPEETDYSTEHDGTTYYFCSASCMESFDPSDANDSIRERATSLDGWRALADKQWKEWGMLWEDILVGFVFAGILSGFVPDSVWTGLFAGELLGLPAFVVWTTFLGAVIGIVTFVCSVGNVPFATILWTEGLSFGGVLSYIYADLIIPPLMDAYRGYYGTQFAAVLSGMIFVAAVVTGLAVHAVFAGVGLIPPRAGTQVAETSIELDYKAVLNVFATLLFGVLYYLHRDSSMTEDSHGGAGSAAD; this is encoded by the coding sequence ATGGAGAAACGTGATTACGCGATCCTCACGGTGCTCGCGCTGCTCGCGGTCGCCGTCGGAGCGGTCACGACCCGGGAGCCCCTCGGGTCGTTTCTCGTCGACGGCGCGGCCGAGACCGCGACGACGGCGGTCACGATGGGTTGGATAACGTGGTGGGCGCTGGTGGTCGGCTTCGCGATCGCCGGCGGCGTGGAGGCGTGGGTCCCGAGCGAGAAGGTCTCGGAGCTCCTCGAAGGAAACGGCCCGCGCGAACTCGCCTACGGGACCTTCTTCGGGTTCGTCTCCTCGTCCTGTTCGTACTCGGCGACCGCCACCGCGAAGAACTTCTTCAAGAAGGGCGCGTCGGCGGCCGCCGCGCTCGGCGCGTTCATGTTCGCCTCGACCAACCTCGTGATCGAGATCGGCGCGGTGATCTGGATCCTGCTCGGGTGGCAGTTCCTCGTCGCCGACTTCCTCGGCGGGTTCCTCCTGATCGGCCTGATGGCGCTCGGGTTTCGCTATCTCGTCCCCGACGACGTGATCGAGCGCGCCCGCGAGAACGCCACGTCCGACGACGACCCCACCGCCCGCGACCCGGTCTGTGGGATGGACGTCGATCCCGAAGAGACCGACTACTCCACCGAGCACGACGGCACGACCTACTACTTCTGTTCTGCGAGCTGCATGGAGAGCTTCGACCCCTCGGACGCGAACGACTCGATCCGCGAGCGCGCCACCTCGCTCGACGGCTGGCGCGCGCTCGCCGACAAACAGTGGAAGGAGTGGGGGATGCTCTGGGAGGACATCCTCGTGGGCTTCGTCTTCGCCGGGATCCTCTCCGGGTTCGTGCCCGATTCGGTCTGGACCGGCCTGTTCGCGGGCGAACTCCTCGGCCTCCCGGCGTTCGTCGTCTGGACCACCTTCCTCGGCGCGGTGATCGGTATCGTGACGTTCGTCTGTTCGGTCGGGAACGTCCCGTTCGCCACCATCCTCTGGACGGAGGGGCTCTCGTTCGGCGGCGTGCTGAGTTACATCTACGCCGACCTCATCATCCCGCCGCTGATGGACGCCTACCGTGGCTACTACGGGACGCAGTTCGCGGCGGTCCTCTCGGGGATGATCTTCGTCGCGGCGGTGGTCACGGGACTGGCGGTCCACGCGGTCTTCGCCGGCGTTGGACTCATCCCGCCTCGCGCGGGTACACAGGTCGCCGAGACCTCGATCGAGCTCGACTACAAGGCCGTCCTCAACGTGTTCGCGACGCTCCTGTTCGGCGTGCTCTACTACCTCCACCGCGACTCCTCGATGACGGAGGACTCCCACGGCGGGGCGGGCTCGGCGGCGGATTGA